The following coding sequences lie in one Capsicum annuum cultivar UCD-10X-F1 chromosome 5, UCD10Xv1.1, whole genome shotgun sequence genomic window:
- the LOC107872338 gene encoding putative GEM-like protein 8, translating into MKNLLGGNLEGIPLSSAASSYERQPKRLLALSSCEDHIVPYTTSKNIPKLKQRKSVIGKMNKLGEGMDCLLQGIREHVSLSPNLTETVKGKLSLGAKILKVGGLEKIFKQKFSVKDDEKLLKVSQCYLSTTAGPIAGLLYISTDKIAFCSERSIKLLSPTGKLLRIRYKVSIPISKVMKAKESENMKNPSQKYIQVITEDDFEFWFMGFLNHQKTLRYLQHAISSTSSS; encoded by the exons ATGAAGAACTTACTCGGTGGAAATTTGGAGGGCATTCCCTTGAGTTCAGCAGCATCCTCATATGAAAGGCAGCCAAAAAGACTACTGGCCCTATCTTCTTGTGAAGACCATATTGTTCCATATACAACTTCAAAGAACATACCTAAATTAAAGCAAA GAAAATCTGTGATTGGTAAGATGAACAAACTTGGAGAGGGAATGGACTGTCTTCTGCAAGGCATCCGCGAGCATG TCAGCCTAAGCCCGAATCTAACAGAAACGGTGAAGGGAAAATTGAGCCTTGGGGCAAAAATTCTTAAAGTAGGAGGGTTGGAGAAAATATTCAAGCAGAAGTTTAGTGTTAAAGACGATGAAAAGCTATTGAAGGTTTCTCAATGCTATTTATCAACTACAGCTGGTCCAATAGCAGGCCTCCTCTACATCTCTACTGATAAGATTGCTTTCTGCAGCGAGAGATCAATAAAGCTCCTATCTCCAACTGGAAAGTTGCTTAGAATCCGCTATAAG GTATCAATCCCAATAAGTAAGGTAATGAAAGCAAAAGAgagtgaaaatatgaaaaatccaTCACAGAAGTATATACAAGTAATTACAGAAGATGACTTTGAGTTCTGGTTCATGGGATTCCTTAATCATCAAAAGACACTGAGATATCTGCAGCATGCAATTTCAAGTACTTCAAGCAGCTAG